The genomic window AGGCACAGAGCCAGGCCTGCATTGAAGGCGGGCGCCATGGGTACAAGGTTCGCGAAGCTGGACATGGGGTTCCAATGGTTGGGATACGGGATGGCTTGACTGTGCACCCGGCGGGTTACTTTGGAAACACTTTTAAATTAAACTGATATTGATTTAAAAAAAGTTAACTCTTTGGGGTACACATGCTGGACGGCAAACAATTGGAGGCGCTGGCGGCTGTGCTGGAGCACGGTGGTTTTGGCCCTGCAGCCGGTGCTTTGAACCTGACCTTGGCCGCGGTGTCCTTGCGTATCAAGAGCCTGGAGGCCACCTTGGGTCAGCGCCTGCTGGTGCGGGGCAAGGTGGTGCGGGCCACGGCCGCTGGCCAGGCCTTGCTGGCCCACATCAAACAGCTGCAGTTGATGGAAGCCGATTTACTGTCCGACAGTGCCACCGGGCGCGGCGTTGTTGCGCAATTGCAGCGCCTCAGTGTGGCTGTCAATGCCGATTCGCTATCGAGCTGGCTGCTGCCTGGCGTGGCCCCTGCACTGGCGCGCCACCATTTGCTGCTGGATGTGGTGATTGACGACCAGGAGCACACCCATGAGTTCTTAAAAAGTGGTGATGTGGTGGCGTGTGTCAGCACCCACCCTGCGCCGATGCGGGGCTGTGTGGCCGAGCCGCTGGGCGTGATGCGCTACCGCTGTGTAGGCGCACCCGCACTGGTGCGCAAATGCCAGACCAAGACCGGTGCCGTGTCACCCCACCGCCTGCTGGCCACACCGGCCGTCATCTTCAACCGCAAGGACGGCCTGCAAGACCTCTTTTTGAGCCAGCACTTTGGCTTGCAAACACCGCAGTACCCGCGTCACTTTGTACCGGCCGTGGACGCTTTTGAGAGCGCGCTTGCCAACGGCATGGGTTGGGGCATGGTGCATGAACTGCATTTGTCCGCGCGCAGCGGCCGTTTGCCCTTGGTGGAGATGCTGCCGGGCAGTACGGTCGATGTACCGCTGTACTGGCACCACTGGGCACGGGAGCCGGCGTCGGCCCAGCGCCTCACCCAAGCGGTCAAACACGCGGCCAAGGCCTTAAGCGCGTAAGGGGCCGCGCCACTGCTGCCACCAGCTGCCGCCAAAGCGGTTGACCAGCAGGCCCGCCAAAATGCAGGCCATGGCCAGCCATTTGTAGCCGGGCAGGCTTTCGCCAAACAGCAGCACCGAGCCCAGCATGCCAAACACCGGCACAAACAGGGTCAGCGGGGCCACGGTGGAGACCGGATACTTCTTGAGCAGGCCGTTCCAGACTGCATAACCCAGCAGCGTTGTGGGGTAGACCTGGAACAGTATGGAGAAGAGGGCCGTTCCGTCTATGCTGGCCAGCGATTGCGCCATGCGCTCTGGCCCCGCAAACCCATACGACAACAGCAGCAAAGGCAGGGTTGCAACCAGGCTGGACCACACCATAAAACCAAACATGCTGGCAGGCTTGGCGCGTTTGACAACCAGGTTGGCCGCCGCCCAGGCCATGGCGCCCAAGATGACTAGGGTCAACCCCAGAACCGTCGCCTGGCCCTCCGCATGGGCAAACACCAATGCCACCCCGAAGAAAGCCAACAAGGTGCCCAGGACCATGGGCGCACTGACCTGTTCCCGGAAGAAAAACACGCCGCCCGCCATGGTGAAAAACACGGCCATCTGCAACACCAGGGACGCCAGGCCGGCCGATAGCCCAAAGTAAATGCCGGCATACACGGCACCCCATTGCAACACGCCAAACAGCAGGCCATACACCACCCAGTAGTGCCAGGCCACATTTGGCCTGGGCACGAAGAAGACGGCGGGCAGTGCACACAGCGCAAAACGGATGGCCGCCATCAGGTTCGGGTCCAGCGTGGCGAGCCCCAGTTTGATGATGGAAAAGTTCAGGCCCCAGATGGCGGTGATCAGCAGGGCCAGGGTGGTGTCCAGGGGTTTCATAGTTGAATAGAGCTCATGTTTTAGTTGCTGCAAATTGTTGGTCATCAAGGTTTTCAGAACAATCGAATTCGATTAACCTAAATCGTTAGAAAAATTCACCTGTTGATAATGACAACTCGTATTCCACCTTTGCCTGCCTTGCGCGCCTTTGAATCCGTGGCCCGGCACGGCAGTCTGCGCCTGGCTGCCGAAGAGTTACACGTGACACATGGCGCGGTCAGCCACCAGATCAAGTTTTTGCAACAGGCCTTGGGTGTGGAGTTGGTGGTGCGGCGGGGCCGGGGCGTGGTGCTGACACCGGCAGGCCAGCGGCTGGCGCCTGCGCTGGGCGACGCGTTGTCGCGCCTGGCCCAGGTCATTGAAGCCGCGCAGCCCGACGCACAGGACAAGCCCTTGCGCATCTCGGTGTTGCCGTCCTTCGCCGCCAAATGGTTGTTGCCGCGGCTGTCGGCATTCATGGCCGAACACCCCGACATCGCATTGACGCTGGATGCCAATATGAGCGTGGTGAACCTGCACAACACCGGCATAGACCTGGCCTTTAGGTATGGCCCTGGCCAGTGGCCCGGCGTACAAGCCGAACGCCTGATGGGGGAGGAGATGCTGGCCGTGTGCAGCCCGTCCTACCGCAAGGGCAAGCTGCCCACGCGGCCGCGCGACCTGCTGCGCCACCCGCTGTTACGGGACGAGTCCACACGGGCCTGGCACGATTGGTTTCGCGCGGCAGGCGTCAGCGGTGCTGTGCCCAAACCTTCGATGGCCTACAGCGACGCAGGCTTGTTGTTGCAGGCGGTATTGGCCGGCCAGGGCGTGGCTCTGGTGCGTTCGGTCCTGGCTCATGACGATATTGCCGCGGGCCGCCTGGTGGTGCTTCCGGGGCCACGCCTGCCTGCGGCCTATGCCTACTATGTGGTGACCGACTTGCGCGACACACTGCCGCCCAAGGGCCAAGTGTTTGTGGACTGGGTGCGCGCCCAGGTCCGTGCCATGGCCCTGCCGGGCTAAGCTACGGAGTCAGACCCAACCGACAAAACGCAACAACGAGGAGACAGAGTCATGGCAATACGCGTTGTCCGACTGGGCAGTGAACGCACACCCGACGAAGGCCTGCGCATGGGTACGGTGCGCCGTCCACCGCGCGGGGTGCCCAAGGCCGAATTTGCCAGCCAGAACTGGTACGACATCTGGTACCCCAACCTGGCGCCGAGTGCCGAGACCATGCAACTGGGTCAGGCGGTGGAGACGGATGCACAGTGGAATACCTTTGCCAAACGTTACCGCAGCGAAATGAAAGAGCCTGACGCGGCCCGCACGCTGGAGCTGCTGGCCAAGCTGTCACACGGTGCCAATTTCTCCATGGGGTGTTATTGCCAGAACGAGGCGCGTTGCCACCGTTCCCTGCTGCGTGCGTTGCTGGTGGAAAACGGCGCGGCGGTTATTGAGTAGGCCCGCCCAAGCACCAGCCTAAGCGTAGCAAAGCTCCACCCGGTTGCGCCCGCATTCCTTGGCTACATACAGCGCCTTGTCGGCGCGGCGCAGCACATCTTCAAAGTTGCGGTCGGTGGCGGCAATCTGCCCAATGCCGATGGACACGGTGATGGGCAACTGGGTTGGAAGGGACGCGTCTTTCAACTGGAGCGGCAAGTCTTCTATGGCGGCGCGCATGCGTTCGGCGGCCACCCTGGCATCGTCCATGCTGCCGGCCTCCAGCAGTGCCACAAACTCTTCACCACCCTGGCGGCCCACCATATTCGGGCCACGGCAGTTGTGGGCCAGCACCGCCGCCACATGCTGCAGCGCCAGGTCACCGACGTCGTGGCCAAAACGGTCGTTGACCCGCTTGAAGTGGTCAATGTCCACCACCGCAGCGGCAAAGGGTGTGCCGGCACGCTGCGCAGCATTGAAGCGCGTAATGCCAGTGCTGCTGATAGTGCGCCGGTTAGGCAAGCTGGTCAAAAAGTCTATCGTGGCCGCACGCTCCCATTCGTCGCGCAAGCGCTCGGAGCACAGCACCAGAAAGACCGTGGTGCCCACCACGGGCAACACCGCAGCACACAGCGGCATCAGGGTGTTGAACCAGTTGCCGGGCGTCAGTATGGAATGCAGTTCGTGCGGGTCGAGGGCGAAATACGCGGCACGCCACACCATGAAGGTGGCGGTTGCCAGCAGGATGCCGACCATTGCGAATCGGCTCACTTCGCGTGAACGGTGGCGACCGCGGTAAAAATTGCTGGCCGCGCCCAGCAGCGTGATTGCCCCCGCGGCACTGGACAACATCACCCGCGCCGTGAAGTGGGGCTGTACCGCGGCGAACCAGATCACCCCCAGTGTCGCCACACCGGCGGGTGCAAATATCCACGCGGTCTCGGCCCGGCCGTCAAAGCGGCGCAGGGCACGCCAGTACAGTGCGATGCCCAGTAGCAGCCCCCCATTGCCCATGGGCAGAACCAGCCAGCGCGGGGCGATGTCCTGAATCGCAATCAGGATCGAACCGGCCGCAATCAACAGCGTGCCAATGCGCCAATCTTTGGCGGCGGGCTGCAGATCGCTGGACAGCCCTCTGTGCAACAACCCCAGCATGCCGCCATTGAGCAGCATCATGATGGTGGAGATGATAAATACGGTGCGTGGGTCCATGGAAAACCATTCTGCCAGAGCACTGCCGAGCCACGTGCCCGGTGACCTGCAGACTACTTAGGAGGCACTATGGCTTCCTTGAGAACGGCTGGTGCCAACTTATCCCACAGGTCCGCATACTCCTTGTGCCGTGGATTCTTGCGGGAAAACGCAAGAAATACAGGCGCCTCGTAAAGGGCGGTTTTGGAGTAGCCCACCAGTTTGCGTTGCTCTTCGGTCAGAAACTCCGTCAGCTCGACCATCATCACCTTGTCGGTATTGATGTGCACGTCTGCCCGTCCTCGGGCTACCAGTCCATACGCTATGGCCGGTGTTGCCACCAATTCGTAGTTGGCATTGAGTTCTTTGAGTTTGGACGCGTACCAATAGGAGTCAATGCCAACGATGCGAACCTTCTTGGCGACCAGTTCCTCCAAAGACTTCACTTCCAGACCATTGGGGAACTTGGCCTTGTTGTAGACAACAATGTCTTTAATGATTTCAATCGGGACCTTGGGGTAATACAAATCAACCACGCGGCCCTCGGTTTTGAGCCAGGGAAAGCTGCCAGCCTTGACGCCTTTTTTAACCTCTTCATAGGTTCGAATCCAAGGCTGGATTTCAATCTGGGCGTCGATGTTGGCTTTGGCGAAGACTTTTCGTATGGCCTCTGCATGGGGCCCCTTGTTCGGAAGGTGAGACGAAACATAGGGTGGAAACTCCCCCGCGTTGATGGGGATGGTCTCCTCGGCATGCAGGGCCGGGCCGACCAAACACAACAAAATGCCCCAAATGAGTTTCATTGTTTTCTCCAAAAAACACCGAACCTGAATCTGTCAACCATTCTCACACGCTACGCTCAAAAAAGGCTGGGCTTTTTTGGCTTTGTTCCACTAGATATCGTCCGGGCCTTCGTGTTCGCTGGCCACACGCGGCATCAGCAGGATGAAGCGGGTGCCACGGCCCAGCGTGCTTTGCACCTGCACGGTGCCCCCCAGCACATCTTTCATCAGGTTGTAGACGATGTTGAGACCCAGCCCGCTGCCGCCCTGGCCCAGGCGGGTGGTGAAAAACGGGTCAAAAATCCGCCGCAAATTGGCCTCTGGCACGCCCACACCGTCATCGGCTACCACCAGCTCCACGGTGTCGTCGTCGGTCTGGCGGGCGCTGATATGGATGGTGCCCTGCTTGTCGCCTGCAAAACCGTGCAGCACGGCATTGTTGATGAGATTGGTCAGTATCTGCCCCAATTGGCCGGGGTAACTGGTCATGGATATGCCGGTGGGCACATCCACCTGAATCTGGTGCAGGCTACGCTTGAACGAGGGGCTCAAAATGAGCAGGGTTTCGGCCACCATGGCGTCGAGCTGGAATTCGCGCCGCTGCGCGTGGGTGCGGTCCACCGCCACCTGCTTGAAGCTGCGGATCAGGTCCACGGCCACGCCCAGGTTGCGGTTGAGCAGCTCGCTGGCATGGCGGGTGTTGTCTACAAACGAGGCCAGAGCCGAGCGGGTAAGGCCCGCAGTGCTGGCTTTGGCAAACTGCTTGCTGATATCTTGCAGTGTGCTGGCCACCGTGACGCAGTTGCCTATGGGTGTATTGAGTTCATGGGCCACACCGGCCACCAAAGCGCCCAGCGCAGCCAGTCGCTCGGATCGCTGGATCTCGTCATGGGCATTTTTTAACGCGGCCATGGCACTCACCAGTTCCTGGTTGGCCGTGTTCAGTGACTGGGTGCGTTCGCTGACACGTTGCTCCAGCGTGGCGTTCAGGTCGCGCACATGGGAGATCTGCTCGTTCAGGTTTTCCCGCATGGTGTCCAGGCCCTGGGCCAGGGTGCCCATTTCGTCATGACGGATCACGGCGACCGGTTCGGTGAGCTCGCCGCTGGCGAGGCGTTTGGCATCGCCCAGCAACTGGCGCAGTGGCCGCATCAGCCGGTGCTCAAACAGCAGAAACAGCAAACCAAAGGAGATCAGTACCTGCAGAACCAAGGCCACGGCTGCCGTGACCAGTTTTCCCAAGAACTGCTCTTGCACGTAGTGGGTGGTCATGTCGATGGTGACCCGGCCGATGGTGGCGCCGTCGCGCAGCACGGGGCGCACTTCTTGCACCAGTGTTCCGCCCGGGGGCACGGGCTTTTCAACCACGATGAACGGTCCCAGGGCCGCATCCTCAACCCGGACACGTATCACGTCGGGGTTGGACATCAGTGAATTGACAAAAGACTCTGCCGCTGGCAGGTCCACATGCCAGATGGGTGTGGACATGCTCTGCGCCAGCATGGTGCCATACTGCTTGAGCAGGGTGGTGATGCGGGCGTCAATCTCGCGCTGGTAGCTATCCAGCGCCAGCACAGGGCCAACCGCCAGCACGGGTAAAAAAATACCCAAGGCCATGCCCAGAACGATCGCCCCTTTGAGCGACAGGGATCTCAACCAGCGCATGCTAGATGCTTCCTGGGGGTCACTCTGCGGTGCATAGCGTCCTTCACGTCAATATCGACACCAGAAACTGAATTATCAGCCACATACTACCGGCCGGAGTGCTCCTTTCTGTCAAGCCCCGTTGCTGCGGGGCGCGGTTGTCTGCCAGCGCCAACGCAAGAGCCACAACGCCACACCAAGGTGCCCGGCGGCAATCACCATCGCTACCATGCCATTGCCAAACAAAGGCAGGGCCAGCCCGGCCAGTGCCGAACCACCCAGCGACCGCAGCAGCCAGGGCAACAAGGCATACAGCACCAACATCAGCACCGCAAAGGCCATCACCGGCCGACGGGTTTGGGGCGAAAACGCGAAGAACAAGGCCAGGGCGCAGTCCCGCCCCAACAGCAGTGCAAAGGCCACAGGTTGCAACAGCACCGCGTTGGACAGCGTCCACGGTACGGTGGCAAGCGGTTCGAGTGCCATGGCCGACACCACGGCAAACACAAAGGCCAGCACCAGGGTGGTGGGCCAGCGTGGCAACTGCAACAACAGGGCCTGCCACTGTGCGGCACTGGCCCGGTTGAGCACACGTTGCCAATGGGGTCGGGTTTGGGGCTCGGTCAGCAGGGCGAAGTAGGTGAGCACCGCACACACACTGAGCCCCACCACACCGACCACGGGCACGCGTTGCGCCCATGCAAAACCGCTGATGTAGGCGGTAACGACCAGGGCCAGGGCCGGCCAGGCCCAGGGCAATTGCCGCACCGCCAGCACCTCAGCCATGGACCGCCAGGCCGCCACCAGGGCACACACGGTGAACAGGGCCAGAGAGGCTAACGCAAAGTCCAGCCGCCCCATGCTTTGGCCCCACCAGCCAATGTTTGCACCCCGCAGGGTTGCCATCACCATGCCGCTGCCCCATAACAACACCAGCAGCAGGGCCCACACACCACCGCGGCGCGACACCCGGCTGCCCGACTTGAGCAGCTGCAGGTTGATGGCGATCAACAGGGCCTGCAGAAACACACCGGCCAGCACGGCCATAACCGTTGCCTTCAGCACAAAGGGGAGCGGCTCTTGCACCAGTGCGCTGGGCAGGGCCACCAGCAAACACAGGGCACCGCCGTACCAGCCATACGCACTGGCACCGGCCAGTTTGCCCCAGGTCATGGCCCAAGGCTGCATGGCACTCATGCGCTGCTGGTCCCAGGTGCGGTCGGCGATTTCGTCCATCACACTGCCACCGGCGGCAAACGTGCCCATGCCCAGCACCAAGACACCAAACAGCAACATGGCAACAGCGGCCAGCGGCTCGGCGGGCGCGGTCGGCACGCTCAGGTAGACCGTAAAGAAGGTGGCCGCCAGCAACAGCGGCAGGATGGCGAGCCGTGTGGCAGAAAACTGCAACCACAGCTGGCGGCGAAATTCGGGGTTCATGGCTGCATCCTTGGGGTGGTGCCCGTGGCGCGCTCGGCAGCCAAGGACTTCAGGTACGACTGTTGCAGGTTCTCTGTGATGCTGGCAACACTGACCAGGGCATGGCCTTCTGTTACGCAGGCCCTCACCAGCGCGGCCTGGGCCGAGCGGTCGCTGCTGAACGAGATATCCACCGCAGTACCCTGCACACGCTGCAGGACCACATGGGGCTGGGATTGCAGCCAAGGGGCTGTGGCATCGGCGGCATTCTCAAATTCCAATCGCAGCATCCGGTCTGCTGTTCCGGGGGACGATGCACCGGCCGATGCCGCTAGTGCCCGGTGCTCCAGCACCCGGCCCTGGTTGAGCGCCAGCATGTGGGTGGAGTACTCGTCCAGCTCCGCCAGGATGTGGCTGGACACCAGCAGGCTCATGCCCTGCGCCTGCAGCGCCTTGAACACATCGGCCAATGCGCTGCGGGCTTCCGGGTCCAGCCCACTGGCGGGTTCGTCCAGCAACAGCACCTTGGGGTTGTGGATGATGGCCTGGCCAATGGCCAGGCGCTGGCGCTGGCCGCGCGACAAGGTGTGGGCCAGGTTGCCCAGCTTGTCCCCCAGGCCCATGCGTTGGGCGGTGGCGCGCACGGCGGCAGGTACGGCGGCGTCTGGCAGGCCTTGCGAGCGGGCTGCGTATTCCAGGCCCTGGGCCACAGTCAAATCGCTGTACAGGCCAAAGTTGTCTGACAGATAACCCATCAGCCGGTGGACCTCGCGGGGCGACTCGTACACATCCAGGCCCATGACCCGCACCGAACCCGAGAGGGGCGTGTCCAGTGCGGCAATGCAGCGCAGCAAGGTGGTCTTGCCTGCGCCGTTGGGGCCGACCAGCGCCGTGACGCTGCCCGGTGTGATGGACAGGCTGACGCGGTCCAGCGCGCGAAAGCCAGGGTAATCGAAGGTGAGGTCGTGGACCTCAATGACGGCTTGGATCAAGTGTTTCCCTTGTGTGCGGTACGGGTGTGTTTGTTTGGGGTGATTATGGGCATGCCTTGGGGCAACTGGAACGATGGACTAGCCTTGTCGGATCGTTTGGATGCACAAATCATGCACGAGAAGATGCAAACGACCACCAACTTGCACACCGTTTGCGCATGCTATTGACCAGAATCAAGTCTTCTTTAGGAAGGCAATGGTATGGACATGCAAAACACAACTGTGGTGGTAACCGGTGCTGCCGGCAATCTGGGGCGCGCAGTGGCGTCGGCGTTTGCGCAGCGAGGGGCCAATCTGGTGCTGCTGGATCTGCAGCGCGAGAGCCTGCAGAAAAGTTATGGTGAAGAGACGGCGCAACAGATGCTGGTGCCTATCAACTTGCTGGAGCAAGAGCAGGTGCAAGCAACCGTGCACGCCGCCGTGGCGCGTTTTGGACGAATCGACGTGTTGTGCAACCTGGCCGGAGGTTTTCGCATGGGCGAGGCCGTGCACACAACACAGGACACCACCTGGGACTGGCTGATGGACCTCAACGCCCGCACGCTGCTGCACATGGCGCGCGCCGTGGTGCCGCATATGCTGGAGCACGGTGGTGGAAAAATCGTCAACGTAGGCGCTGCATCGGCCCAACGCGGGGTGGCGCATATGGGGGCCTACTGCGCATCCAAGAGCAGTGTGATCCGCCTGACCGAAGCCATGGCCGGTGAGTTGC from Rhodoferax sp. AJA081-3 includes these protein-coding regions:
- a CDS encoding HTH-type transcriptional regulator ArgP, translating into MLDGKQLEALAAVLEHGGFGPAAGALNLTLAAVSLRIKSLEATLGQRLLVRGKVVRATAAGQALLAHIKQLQLMEADLLSDSATGRGVVAQLQRLSVAVNADSLSSWLLPGVAPALARHHLLLDVVIDDQEHTHEFLKSGDVVACVSTHPAPMRGCVAEPLGVMRYRCVGAPALVRKCQTKTGAVSPHRLLATPAVIFNRKDGLQDLFLSQHFGLQTPQYPRHFVPAVDAFESALANGMGWGMVHELHLSARSGRLPLVEMLPGSTVDVPLYWHHWAREPASAQRLTQAVKHAAKALSA
- a CDS encoding EamA family transporter, coding for MKPLDTTLALLITAIWGLNFSIIKLGLATLDPNLMAAIRFALCALPAVFFVPRPNVAWHYWVVYGLLFGVLQWGAVYAGIYFGLSAGLASLVLQMAVFFTMAGGVFFFREQVSAPMVLGTLLAFFGVALVFAHAEGQATVLGLTLVILGAMAWAAANLVVKRAKPASMFGFMVWSSLVATLPLLLLSYGFAGPERMAQSLASIDGTALFSILFQVYPTTLLGYAVWNGLLKKYPVSTVAPLTLFVPVFGMLGSVLLFGESLPGYKWLAMACILAGLLVNRFGGSWWQQWRGPLRA
- the gcvA gene encoding transcriptional regulator GcvA, which gives rise to MTTRIPPLPALRAFESVARHGSLRLAAEELHVTHGAVSHQIKFLQQALGVELVVRRGRGVVLTPAGQRLAPALGDALSRLAQVIEAAQPDAQDKPLRISVLPSFAAKWLLPRLSAFMAEHPDIALTLDANMSVVNLHNTGIDLAFRYGPGQWPGVQAERLMGEEMLAVCSPSYRKGKLPTRPRDLLRHPLLRDESTRAWHDWFRAAGVSGAVPKPSMAYSDAGLLLQAVLAGQGVALVRSVLAHDDIAAGRLVVLPGPRLPAAYAYYVVTDLRDTLPPKGQVFVDWVRAQVRAMALPG
- a CDS encoding DUF488 domain-containing protein, encoding MAIRVVRLGSERTPDEGLRMGTVRRPPRGVPKAEFASQNWYDIWYPNLAPSAETMQLGQAVETDAQWNTFAKRYRSEMKEPDAARTLELLAKLSHGANFSMGCYCQNEARCHRSLLRALLVENGAAVIE
- a CDS encoding diguanylate cyclase, with protein sequence MDPRTVFIISTIMMLLNGGMLGLLHRGLSSDLQPAAKDWRIGTLLIAAGSILIAIQDIAPRWLVLPMGNGGLLLGIALYWRALRRFDGRAETAWIFAPAGVATLGVIWFAAVQPHFTARVMLSSAAGAITLLGAASNFYRGRHRSREVSRFAMVGILLATATFMVWRAAYFALDPHELHSILTPGNWFNTLMPLCAAVLPVVGTTVFLVLCSERLRDEWERAATIDFLTSLPNRRTISSTGITRFNAAQRAGTPFAAAVVDIDHFKRVNDRFGHDVGDLALQHVAAVLAHNCRGPNMVGRQGGEEFVALLEAGSMDDARVAAERMRAAIEDLPLQLKDASLPTQLPITVSIGIGQIAATDRNFEDVLRRADKALYVAKECGRNRVELCYA
- a CDS encoding sensor histidine kinase, which gives rise to MRWLRSLSLKGAIVLGMALGIFLPVLAVGPVLALDSYQREIDARITTLLKQYGTMLAQSMSTPIWHVDLPAAESFVNSLMSNPDVIRVRVEDAALGPFIVVEKPVPPGGTLVQEVRPVLRDGATIGRVTIDMTTHYVQEQFLGKLVTAAVALVLQVLISFGLLFLLFEHRLMRPLRQLLGDAKRLASGELTEPVAVIRHDEMGTLAQGLDTMRENLNEQISHVRDLNATLEQRVSERTQSLNTANQELVSAMAALKNAHDEIQRSERLAALGALVAGVAHELNTPIGNCVTVASTLQDISKQFAKASTAGLTRSALASFVDNTRHASELLNRNLGVAVDLIRSFKQVAVDRTHAQRREFQLDAMVAETLLILSPSFKRSLHQIQVDVPTGISMTSYPGQLGQILTNLINNAVLHGFAGDKQGTIHISARQTDDDTVELVVADDGVGVPEANLRRIFDPFFTTRLGQGGSGLGLNIVYNLMKDVLGGTVQVQSTLGRGTRFILLMPRVASEHEGPDDI
- a CDS encoding ABC transporter ATP-binding protein — encoded protein: MIQAVIEVHDLTFDYPGFRALDRVSLSITPGSVTALVGPNGAGKTTLLRCIAALDTPLSGSVRVMGLDVYESPREVHRLMGYLSDNFGLYSDLTVAQGLEYAARSQGLPDAAVPAAVRATAQRMGLGDKLGNLAHTLSRGQRQRLAIGQAIIHNPKVLLLDEPASGLDPEARSALADVFKALQAQGMSLLVSSHILAELDEYSTHMLALNQGRVLEHRALAASAGASSPGTADRMLRLEFENAADATAPWLQSQPHVVLQRVQGTAVDISFSSDRSAQAALVRACVTEGHALVSVASITENLQQSYLKSLAAERATGTTPRMQP
- a CDS encoding SDR family NAD(P)-dependent oxidoreductase, with amino-acid sequence MDMQNTTVVVTGAAGNLGRAVASAFAQRGANLVLLDLQRESLQKSYGEETAQQMLVPINLLEQEQVQATVHAAVARFGRIDVLCNLAGGFRMGEAVHTTQDTTWDWLMDLNARTLLHMARAVVPHMLEHGGGKIVNVGAASAQRGVAHMGAYCASKSSVIRLTEAMAGELREQNINVNCVLPTIIDTPENRAAMPDADPARWVAPQDLANVIVFLASSAARAVHGAAVPVAGLS